A genomic region of Trifolium pratense cultivar HEN17-A07 linkage group LG3, ARS_RC_1.1, whole genome shotgun sequence contains the following coding sequences:
- the LOC123914860 gene encoding uncharacterized protein LOC123914860, translating to MPHNATFSTGQGHRDPVLYRQFLDNMQVYDFEFCPYDGHRHVRPLIDVCWFSGWLRSGPLKAKHLPERVLRQFSHVQGIPRDPAVAAPAGMSLLQIDRVFMEEVEMRMIDEEMRGPTVARAWNHVFGYISRFYKVSHPIMRLIAAPEPPPRPANLEALIEEHESQSIPDTLDICRNVRTELRRSLEANEALPGTPIYETVNRVLGFVEPAFLYRSRRRLPGRGRFDPHDAARRFNTQ from the coding sequence ATGCCACATAATGCCACCTTCAGCACTGGACAAGGACATAGGGATCCTGTCCTGTATAGGCAATTTTTGGATAACATGCAGGtttatgattttgaattttgtccATACGATGGCCACCGCCATGTGAGACCGTTGATTGATGTTTGCTGGTTTTCTGGCTGGTTGAGGAGCGGGCCATTGAAGGCAAAACATTTACCTGAACGTGTGCTGCGACAATTTAGTCATGTTCAAGGCATTCCAAGAGACCCTGCTGTGGCTGCTCCAGCTGGGATGAGTTTGTTGCAGATTGATCGAGTGTTTATGGAAGAGGTTGAGATGAGAATGATTGACGAAGAAATGAGAGGACCGACTGTTGCGAGAGCATGGAATCATGTATTTGGCTATATATCACGGTTCTATAAAGTCTCCCATCCGATTATGCGTCTGATCGCTGCCCCGGAACCACCACCTAGACCAGCAAACTTAGAGGCGCTAATAGAGGAACATGAATCGCAGTCAATTCCTGATACTTTGGATATATGCCGCAATGTCAGAACCGAGCTACGACGCTCACTTGAAGCAAATGAGGCACTGCCAGGAACTCCGATTTATGAAACTGTGAACCGGGTGCTTGGGTTTGTCGAACCAGCATTTTTGTACCGATCAAGGCGCAGACTCCCGGGTAGAGGAAGATTTGACCCACATGATGCTGCAAGACGCTTTAACACTCAGTGA